Genomic DNA from Ruminococcus sp. OA3:
ACTTGATTATAAAGAAGTAAGATGCTGCACCCGAAGTAAAGTGATGAGTCCCCTCTCTGCACAGCTGCCGCTTCGGGTGCAATACTTATGAAATTAATCTTAAAATGTCGAAATAGGTAATGACGAACAAAAGATATATTGCTATAATATAAGTTATCGAAAGAGCGAAGCTCTTGAGATCTTTCACGAAGGAACAGGGTTCCTGAGGTGAAAGGGGAGAGCAGGAAAGGGAAGCCGAACGCAGAGAGGCCTCATCAGAACCTGCACGAGGGGACAAAAAATAAAACATCAGGAGGTATGACAGGATGAAAAAAAAGGCAGCTCCGATACTGGTTGTCATTCTGTTGATAATTTTGGTAGCGGCGGCCGGTGTGTTGTCATTTGTCATCAAGAGGTTTACACCGAGCAATGAGAAGATGGACGGCAGTCAATACTTTGGACTGGAACAGGATACAGACGTGGCACTTGTGGTAAACGGGGAAGTGCTGGAAGATGTAGGGAAATTTATTGACGGAAATATCTATATACAGGATGCTGTGGTGAGCCAGTATATAAACCAGAGGTTTTACTGGGATGCAAATAACAAGGTCATGCTTTATACGCTTCCGGAAGAAGTTATCACGCTGACACCGGACAGTACTGAATATCTGGTTGGCGGGGAAACACTGAGGGAAGATGTTCCAATGATCAGGTCGGAGGGTGACGTTTTTTATGTATCCCTTGAATTTTTGAAAAAGTACAGTGATATGTCCTGCCAAGAATATAAGGAGCCAGCACGGGTCGTGATCAGCACAGAAGCTGGGACAGTGCAGATGGTTGATGCGTCTGCTGATTATGAAATACGGCAGAAGGGTGGCATAAAAAGTCCAATATTGACAGAAGGGAAGAAAGGGGATGCCCTGTATTTCCTTGAGGCGATGGAGAACTGGACGAAAGTGTCTACCGGCGATGGATATACCGGCTATATTCGCAATGAGGATATTTCCGGAGTGAGGGAAGTTGAGTCTGCGGTGGAAACTCATGGACTGGAATATACAAATATCCGGAAAGATTACAAAATTAATCTGACATGGCACATGATGATGAACCGGGAAGGCAATCAAGAGCTTACCTCTAAGATCGAAGGATGTACCGGCCTTAATACAATTTCACCGACGTGGTATACTTTTGCGGATGATAAAGGAAAACTGCAGTCTCTGGCGAGTCCGGCATATGTGAAACAGGCACATGAGGCTGGAATTGAGGTCTGGGGACTGATCGAAAACATTAATACTGAAGTCAGTACGCTCGACCTGCTCTCTGTCACGGAAAACAGGACTAAAATCATACAGCAGCTGATGAAATCTGCAAAATGGACAGGAATGGACGGCATCAACGTAGATTTTGAAAACATAACGGAAGACTGCGCACCGCACTATGTACAGTTTATCAGAGAGCTTTCTGTTGCGTGCCGAAAAGCACAGCTTGTACTGTCTGTGGACAACCCTGTTCCGCAGCCATATAATGAATTTTATAACCGGAAAGAACAGGGGATCATGGCGGATTACGTGATTATAATGGGTTACGATGAACATTATTCCGGTTCGGAAGAAGCGGGATCTGTTGCTTCCCTGCCTTTTGTGAAAGACGGAATTGAACAGACATTGAAAGAAGTACCGAAAGAAAAGGTGATCAATGCGATACCATTTTACACCAGACTGTGGACCCAGCCATATGGATCCAGCAATATTACCAGCGAGGCGATGGGAATGGATACGGCTGCAGCTTATGTGAGTGAACACCAGATGGAAACATACTGGGACGGAGAGGCCGGACAGAATGTGGCTGAACTCCAGGGAGATGATGCGTTGTATCAAATCTGGCTGGAAGA
This window encodes:
- a CDS encoding glycosyl hydrolase family 18 protein, giving the protein MKKKAAPILVVILLIILVAAAGVLSFVIKRFTPSNEKMDGSQYFGLEQDTDVALVVNGEVLEDVGKFIDGNIYIQDAVVSQYINQRFYWDANNKVMLYTLPEEVITLTPDSTEYLVGGETLREDVPMIRSEGDVFYVSLEFLKKYSDMSCQEYKEPARVVISTEAGTVQMVDASADYEIRQKGGIKSPILTEGKKGDALYFLEAMENWTKVSTGDGYTGYIRNEDISGVREVESAVETHGLEYTNIRKDYKINLTWHMMMNREGNQELTSKIEGCTGLNTISPTWYTFADDKGKLQSLASPAYVKQAHEAGIEVWGLIENINTEVSTLDLLSVTENRTKIIQQLMKSAKWTGMDGINVDFENITEDCAPHYVQFIRELSVACRKAQLVLSVDNPVPQPYNEFYNRKEQGIMADYVIIMGYDEHYSGSEEAGSVASLPFVKDGIEQTLKEVPKEKVINAIPFYTRLWTQPYGSSNITSEAMGMDTAAAYVSEHQMETYWDGEAGQNVAELQGDDALYQIWLEDDQSIEEKMKLIQSYDLAGVASWQLGYQNNSVWAVIGKYLQ